In Trifolium pratense cultivar HEN17-A07 linkage group LG7, ARS_RC_1.1, whole genome shotgun sequence, a genomic segment contains:
- the LOC123899836 gene encoding probable fucosyltransferase 8, with the protein MVWLELSSNGIRSACLVIFIISFSILILTLTSNFGHFELFSKDINGRGQNLTTQCLPLRSGIISQNITNNELETKNSTESNIGSTNSSSSSTRNHADKFLDGLIPSGFNKGSCLSRYQSYLYRKVSPYKPSPYLISKLRNYEDLHRRCGPHTRAYKRTMVHLNSFKSNVTTIGSCKYIVWTPANGLGNRIVSMAATFLYAILTDRVLLVKFQDDMVGLFCEPFLNSSWLLPNAKEFPFSTDDNGKKDFETYDIVMKRDRENNSKELLLPSVMHLKIEHTDDEHEMFFSCDHSQHLLHKVPILILRSDQYFVPSLFMGPSFGQELRKMFPNKETVFHHLGRYLFFPSNDVWGPIKRFYQAYLAKADEKIGIQVRVFYPNISSHQTITKQILTCAQKNKILPNFAPKDSKESPRKNQTLKSVLVASLYREYGENLRTMYLNKPSVTGEIIGVYQPSHEEHQKFGDNLQNKKALTEMYLLSLCDVLVTSSLSTFGYVAQSLGGLKPWVLYKLQDNNLPDSPCVQDVSMEPCYHIPPKLDCMEKPIDDDVGKAFPYMRRCVDYNLGVKLVNDLQ; encoded by the exons atggtaTGGTTGGAGTTGAGTTCAAATGGGATCAGAAGTGCTTGTTTGGTCATCTTTATCATATCATTCTCTATACTCATATTAACACTCACCTCCAACTTTGGTCATTTTGAGTTGTTTTCAAAAGATATAAATGGAAGAGGTCAAAATTTGACAACTCAATGTTTGCCATTGAGATCAGGAATAATATCCCAAAACATCACAAATAATGAGTTGGAAACCAAAAATTCTACAGAGTCAAATATAG GATCAACAAATAGTTCCTCCTCATCAACTAGAAATCATGCTGATAAATTCCTTGATGGACTTATACCTTCTGGATTTAATAAAGGATCATGCTTAAGTAGATATCAATCCTACTTATACAGAAAAGTATCACCTTATAAACCTTCTCCATATCTCATATCCAAACTTCGCAATTATGAAGATCTTCACAGAAGATGTGGACCTCATACTAGAGCTTACAAGAGAACCATGGTACATCTTAATAGTTTCAAATCCAATGTTACTACTATTGGATCATGTAAGTACATAGTATGGACACCTGCTAATGGCTTAGGGAACAGAATTGTTAGCATGGCTGCAACATTCCTTTATGCAATCCTCACTGACCGCGTCCTACTAGTGAAGTTTCAAGATGACATGGTTGGCTTATTTTGTGAACCGTTCCTCAACTCATCATGGTTATTACCTAATGCTAAAGAATTTCCTTTTAGTACTGACGACAATGgaaaaaaagattttgaaacATATGATATTGTGATGAAAAGGGATAGGGAAAACAATTCAAAGGAATTATTATTACCGTCGGTTATGCATCTCAAGATAGAACACACAGATGATGAACATGAAATGTTTTTCTCTTGTGATCATAGCCAACATCTTCTACATAAAGTTCCAATCTTGATTTTAAGATCAGATCAATACTTTGTACCTTCTCTTTTTATGGGTCCATCCTTCGGTCAAGAGCTTAGAAAAATGTTCCCAAACAAAGAAACTGTTTTTCACCATTTGGGACGCTACCTATTTTTCCCTTCAAATGATGTATGGGGACCAATCAAAAGGTTCTATCAAGCATATTTGGCCAAGGCAGATGAGAAGATTGGAATCCAAGTAAGAGTATTTTATCCTAATATCAGTTCACACCAAACAATCACAAAGCAAATTTTGACCTGCGCccaaaaaaataagatactGCCCAATTTTGCCCCAAAAGATTCAAAAGAATCTCCACGgaaaaatcaaactttgaaGTCGGTTTTGGTAGCATCTTTATATCGAGAGTATGGTGAGAACCTTAGAACGATGTATTTGAATAAACCAAGTGTTACAGGGGAAATCATAGGGGTTTATCAGCCAAGTCACGAAGAGCATCAAAAGTTTGGTGATAACTTGCAAAACAAGAAAGCATTGACAGAAATGTATCTTTTAAgtttatgtgatgttttggtAACTAGCTCTCTATCAACTTTTGGGTATGTGGCTCAGAGTTTGGGAGGCCTAAAGCCATGGGTTCTTTACAAATTACAAGACAACAACCTCCCAGATTCGCCATGTGTGCAAGATGTCTCTATGGAGCCTTGTTATCATATACCTCCTAAACTTGATTGCATGGAGAAACCTATAGATGATGATGTTGGTAAAGCTTTTCCTTACATGAGGAGATGTGTGGACTATAATTTGGGTGTAAAGTTGGTCAATGATCTTCAGTAG
- the LOC123899840 gene encoding EKC/KEOPS complex subunit Tprkb-like: MKVMMNVNGTSSSLYLALYTDVTNSKELLETMQAGTLDPELAFLNASLIPDIFPLLAAAHKTLVLKSRDSLTTRTLHSELVYNYSGSKHITESLKRCGISETTTYVLAARFDATPDEIKAIEKLVIGKEIDLEELEGRANQAQIQKHYKISASELGISSLADAITCRIAARDAL, translated from the exons ATGAAGGTCATGATGAATGTAAATGGAACATCATCCTCTCTTTATCTCGCACTCTACACAGACGTCACCAATTCTAA GGAACTATTGGAAACTATGCAAGCTGGGACATTGGACCCAGAACTTGCATTCCTCAATGCTTCACTT ATTCCAGATATTTTCCCTCTTCTAGCAGCTGCACACAAGACACTTGTCCTCAAGTCACGGGACTCCTTGACCACACGAACTCTTCATTCAGAGCTCGTTTACAACTACTCAGGGTCCAAACAT ATTACTGAATCTTTAAAAAGATGTGGTATCTCTGAAACCACAACTTATGTCCTTGCTGCTCGATTTGATGCTACTCCTGATGAG ATAAAAGCCATAGAGAAACTCGTCATTGGAAAAGAGATCGATCTGGAGGAGCTGGAAGGGAGAGCTAACCAAGCCCAAATACAAAAG CATTACAAGATATCTGCCTCGGAACTTGGAATATCATCACTTGCAGATGCAATAACTTGCCGTATAGCTGCTCGTGATGCCTTGTAA
- the LOC123899835 gene encoding probable fucosyltransferase 8: MDKLRLLLLVLASITTTLSIFTLLLIHHNNYYNSISLFSFKSDERPKDHNNIIIVTDSPPENVTGTNFQLQQPPHQTQSNAASQTVAIIIAPKNDSLENQNKDTTSIISSSTTIPNNDRFLDGLLLSTFDPPSCLSRYQSYLYRKPSPYKPCAYLISKLRNYELLHTTCGPHTKSYAKVTKKGTKNFSKNDCKYLVWTPSNGLGNRIITLAAAFLYAILTDRVLLVKFGIDMFGLFCDPFPHSSWLLPRNFPYWKDHKHIQTYETMLINSSNKNNRSNELLPQFLILNLQHSHDARHNNFFHCDQTQGLLHKVPVLILSSDQYFVPSLFMIPSFQQQLSKMFPDKDTVFHHLGRYLFQPSNEAWELITRFYEAHLAKANEKIGLQIRVYNTHQVPHTTVINEILACTLQHKLLPELDAQKTATSHLKKQTSKAVLVASLYSEYGEKLRTMYKANTTVTGEVIKVYQPSHEGRQKSNNDTHNIKAWTEIYLLSLCDVLITSPKSTFGYVAHSLGGLKPWILKRAYGETIPNPPCQRAMSMEPCFHYPPKYACRANNTVDFTSLYHHMKHCEDVKSGLRLVNANRR, from the exons ATGGATAAATTGAGATTATTGTTACTTGTTCTGGCTTCCATAACAACAACTCTCTCTATTTTCACTCTCCTCCTCATTCACCATAACAACTACTACAACTCTATCTCTCTTTTCAGCTTCAAATCTGATGAACGACCCAAAGATCACAACAACATTATTATTGTTACAGACTCACCGCCGG AAAATGTTACGGGAACCAACTTTCAATTACAACAACCACCTCATCAGACTCAGAGTAACGCCGCATCACAAACAGTGGCTATCATTATTG CTCCAAAAAATGATTCCCTTGAAAACCAAAACAAGGATACTACATCTATTATATCTTCTTCTACTACCATTCCTAATAATGACCGATTCCTTGATGGACTTTTACTTTCTACATTTGACCCACCATCTTGCTTGAGTAGATATCAATCTTACTTATACCGCAAACCTTCACCTTATAAACCTTGTGCATATTTGATATCCAAGCTACGAAACTATGAACTTCTTCATACAACTTGTGGACCTCATACCAAATCATACGCCAAAGTCACAAAAAAGGGTACAAAAAATTTTAGCAAAAATGATTGCAAATACCTTGTTTGGACACCTTCCAATGGATTGGGGAACAGGATAATAACCTTGGCTGCAGCATTTCTTTATGCTATCCTTACAGACCGGGTTCTACTTGTCAAATTTGGGATTGACATGTTTGGTCTCTTTTGTGACCCATTTCCTCATTCCTCCTGGTTATTGCCCAGGAACTTTCCATATTGGAAAGATCATAAACATATTCAAACATATGAAACCATGCTAATCAATAGCAGCAACAAAAACAACAGATCAAACGAACTTTTGCCGCAATTTCTTATTCTTAATCTACAACACTCCCATGATGCTCGTCATAACAACTTCTTTCATTGTGATCAAACTCAAGGTCTTCTCCACAAAGTTCCTGTTCTCATTTTGTCGTCGGATCAATATTTTGTCCCTTCTCTTTTTATGATTCCATCATTTCAACAACAACTAAGCAAAATGTTCCCTGACAAAGACACTGTTTTTCATCATTTGGGGCGTTACCTTTTTCAACCATCCAATGAGGCATGGGAACTAATTACCAGGTTCTACGAGGCGCACTTAGCCAAGGCAAATGAGAAAATTGGCTTGCAGATTAGAGTATATAACACTCACCAAGTACCGCATACAACTGTTATCAATGAAATTCTAGCCTGCACCCTTCAGCATAAGCTGTTGCCCGAATTGGACGCGCAGAAGACAGCAACATCTCATTTGAAGAAGCAGACATCAAAAGCTGTTCTAGTGGCATCTCTATATTCTGAATATGGTGAGAAGCTGAGGACTATGTATAAGGCAAATACAACTGTGACCGGTGAGGTAATAAAAGTTTATCAGCCAAGTCACGAAGGGCGTCAAAAATCAAATAATGACACGCACAATATTAAAGCATGGACAGAAATATATCTACTGAGTCTGTGTGATGTATTGATTACAAGCCCCAAGTCTACTTTTGGGTATGTTGCCCATAGTCTTGGAGGTTTAAAGCCATGGATTCTAAAGAGGGCATATGGGGAAACCATCCCAAATCCACCTTGTCAACGAGCAATGTCCATGGAGCCTTGTTTCCATTATCCTCCCAAATATGCCTGTAGGGCCAACAACACAGTTGATTTTACTTCCCTTTATCATCACATGAAGCATTGTGAGGATGTAAAAAGTGGATTGAGGTTGGTTAATGCTAATCGTAGGTAA
- the LOC123899837 gene encoding F-box/kelch-repeat protein At3g06240-like isoform X1, which yields MSNQKNHHMDSDKVLGEAESVINNSQIKTVKNKVSSNNNYIHDDLAFYILSKLPIKSLKRFGCVRKSWSILFQNSHFNTMFRNNFISNTYDDDDDDSHHTFLLMHPDDDRIFENQLLLLPPDHTFQNTLKLNLPPTFQLDKPPCLAILGSTSVNGILCLMDYCPGGDLNKVRFVLWNPATHEFVVVPPSPDESGLPHPFGLSTRYNFHGFGYDKVTDDFKVIQYVSFDWDLRYENDNGIYRDPLFEIYSLTNNSWRILDIHMPDCLDFHYTSLIPTVYLDGMCHLLLQSGSERFEMVVFSFDLSHEVTFMTPFDQNFDDALYITHDFSIFKRRHLMVLNGSIALISDNNSDTTLQISILGQLGVKESWIKLFIIDPIPSYRWNLIGVGKKGYIFYRKKDGELAWLDLSTQIVEEIGFKGEENTCDIGIYKESLLSIRGLNN from the coding sequence ATGAGTAATCAAAAGAATCATCACATGGATTCAGATAAGGTGTTGGGAGAAGCGGAGTCTGTTATTAACAACAGCCAAATCAAAACCGTCAAAAACAAGGTTAGCAGCAACAACAACTATATACACGATGATCTTGCATTTTACATTCTTTCAAAACTTCCAATCAAATCATTGAAGCGTTTTGGATGCGTACGCAAATCATGGTCCATTTTGTTTCAAAACTCTCATTTCAACACCATGTTTCGCAACAATTTCATATCTAATacatatgatgatgatgatgatgattcccATCATACATTTCTCCTCATGCATCCTGATGATGATCGcatttttgaaaatcaattgcTTTTGCTCCCTCCTGATCACACTTTTCAAAATACACTCAAATTAAATCTCCCACCTACTTTTCAACTGGATAAACCCCCTTGTCTTGCGATTCTGGGCTCAACTAGTGTTAACGGCATTCTTTGTCTCATGGACTATTGTCCAGGAGGAGATTTAAATAAGGTCCGATTTGTATTGTGGAATCCGGCTACCCATGAATTTGTAGTCGTTCCTCCTAGCCCTGATGAATCCGGACTACCACATCCATTTGGCCTTTCCACTCGATATAACTTTCATGGGTTTGGTTATGACAAAGTTACAGATGACTTTAAGGTGATTCAGTATGTATCATTTGACTGGGACCTAAGATATGAGAATGACAATGGAATATATCGTGACCCCTTGTTTGAGATATATAGTCTAACTAATAACTCTTGGAGGATACTCGACATCCATATGCCTGATTGCTTGGATTTTCATTATACGTCCCTAATACCAACAGTGTACTTGGATGGAATGTGTCATTTGCTGCTACAAAGTGGATCTGAAAGGTTTGAAATGGTTGTGTTTTCATTTGACTTGAGTCATGAGGTGACCTTTATGACACCCTTCGATCAAAATTTTGATGACGCCCTCTATATAACACATGATTTTTCAATCTTTAAGAGACGTCACTTGATGGTGTTAAATGGGTCAATTGCTTTGATCTCAGATAATAACAGCGATACTACTTTACAGATATCAATTTTGGGTCAACTCGGTGTGAAGGAATCATGGATCAAACTATTTATTATTGACCCCATACCTTCTTATCGGTGGAACCTAATTGGAGTTGGGAAGAAGGGATATATTTTCTATAGAAAAAAAGATGGTGAACTAGCTTGGCTTGATTTGAGCACTCAAATAGTCGAGGAGATTGGTTTTAAAGGAGAGGAAAACACTTGTGATATAGGAATTTACAAGGAAAGCCTTCTTTCAATTCGAGGATTAAATAAttag
- the LOC123899837 gene encoding ABC transporter C family member 13-like isoform X2, whose protein sequence is MLDDVLSSVDVQVARWILHNAILGPLMKGKTRLLCTHNTQAISSADMIVVLNKGHLKWMGSSADFPTSSYTAFSPLNEMDSTSHNQKSCSTNSSISKEQSLIDRIIMDSLEGADGVIEVELRKEGKVELGVYNGLQAATKVHNRLLSKLINAPGQFFDQTPGGRILNRTVGYCNYFILRTGIHNIFCFSYEL, encoded by the exons ATGCTTGACGATGTCCTGAGTTCAGTTGATGTACAAGTTGCTCGGTGGATCTTACACAATGCCATTCTCGGTCCTCTTATGAAGGGAAAAACCCGATTGCTCTGTACCCACAACACTCAG GCAATATCTTCTGCTGATATGATTGTTGTATTGAACAAAGGACACTTAAAGTGGATGGGAAGTTCAGCTGACTTTCCAACTTCTTCATATACAGCATTCTCCCCATTGAATGAAATGGATTCAACTTCACATAATCAGAAATCTTGCAGCACAAATTCTTCTATATCCAAGGAGCAATCTCTTATTGATAGAATTATCATGGATTCCCTAGAGGGAGCAGATGGTGTAATTGAAGTTGAGTTGAGGAAGGAGGGAAAAGTTGAACTTGGTGTGTATAA TGGCTTACAAGCGGCAACTAAGGTGCACAATAGACTACTCAGCAAGCTTATCAATGCACCTGGGCAATTCTTTGATCAGACCCCTGGTGGAAGAATACTGAATAG GACTGTTGGGTATTGCAATTATTTTATCTTACGTACAGgtattcataatattttttgtttttcttatgaactatga